Below is a genomic region from Desulfovibrio intestinalis.
TCAGCAGGGCTACCCCTGTAAAGAGGGCGGGCGCGGTGAGCCCGAAGGGTCGGGTAAGAGCCTGAATTTCGAATGTCTGGCCAACAGGCTGATCCCATCCGCGCTCCACGCCGTGCACGGGCAGCATGGTTTTGACGTAATGCTGCAAAAACTGCCCTTGAGCTGCGTCCCACCAGGGGCGGCCTTCAATAATAAACTGATAAAGACCGGGAGTGGTCAGAGCCACATTGGCGCCCCAGGCTTTCTGGTCCAGGTAGCCTATTTCTTCCACATCGCCCAAAAGGTCGCGGCGTTCTGGCTGAACCAGCCCATCCTTGACGGGGCTGGCGTTGTCATAACGCAACGCGGCGAACAACTGCGGCATGTCCATGACAAGGCCCTGATTCTGGAAGGGGCGCATCATTGTGATGAGCACATCGACCTGCTCGTCAATGGAAGGAAGCTCTGGCGCAGGGGGCGGCGTAGGGGCATCTGCCCCCGCCTGCGCGGGAGCCTGGGTTGAGGCCTGATCCCCATTGGGGGTGGCTTTGGCAGGCGCGGCGGGGTCTGGCTTGCGTGCGGTTGCGGCGGTTTTGCCAGCGTCTGTGCTTTTTTCAGGCTTGGCCGCAGGCTGTTTGTTATCCTGCTTTTTATCTTCGCGCT
It encodes:
- a CDS encoding DUF4198 domain-containing protein gives rise to the protein MPRLFFSFSLPRMAGVILSAAFWVALCCTLSTVSASAQVTLLVPSQPSIEAPPKSDKAEPAAKREDKKQDNKQPAAKPEKSTDAGKTAATARKPDPAAPAKATPNGDQASTQAPAQAGADAPTPPPAPELPSIDEQVDVLITMMRPFQNQGLVMDMPQLFAALRYDNASPVKDGLVQPERRDLLGDVEEIGYLDQKAWGANVALTTPGLYQFIIEGRPWWDAAQGQFLQHYVKTMLPVHGVERGWDQPVGQTFEIQALTRPFGLTAPALFTGVALLNGKPLPNAAVRMARINTEKRTVPTPWHEELSARTDKAGQFSFILNQPGWWCCTAMTPGDPLKGSDGQPKPLSLGALLWMYVDGQADARKR